One region of Olleya sp. Hel_I_94 genomic DNA includes:
- a CDS encoding 3'-5' exonuclease, translating to MITKLNLENILFLDIETVPETQYFSDLDKTKQDLWDAKSRYQRKEEFTAEEFYDRAGIWAEFGKIVCISVGYFTIKGDTRLFRTTSFYGEERKLLVEFKNLLISHFSQTKHLLCAHNGKEFDFPYIARRLIIHNIELPYKLNLFGKKPWEIPHLDTMELWKFGDYKTYTSLKLMTNVLGIPSPKDDIDGSEVYKTYYEDNDIDRIIIYCEKDTIAVAQIFLRLRGDSILTDDEIIHI from the coding sequence ATGATAACCAAACTCAACCTTGAAAACATCTTATTTCTAGACATAGAAACCGTTCCGGAAACACAATATTTTTCAGATTTAGACAAAACTAAGCAAGATCTTTGGGACGCTAAATCACGTTACCAACGCAAGGAAGAGTTTACAGCAGAAGAGTTTTACGATCGTGCTGGTATTTGGGCTGAGTTTGGCAAAATAGTATGTATTTCGGTTGGATATTTTACCATTAAAGGCGACACACGCCTGTTTAGAACAACATCCTTTTATGGAGAAGAACGTAAACTTTTAGTCGAATTTAAAAACCTTTTAATTTCTCATTTTAGTCAAACAAAGCATTTACTTTGTGCACATAACGGTAAGGAGTTTGACTTTCCATACATCGCTAGACGTTTGATTATTCATAACATAGAATTACCTTATAAATTAAATCTTTTTGGTAAAAAACCTTGGGAAATTCCGCACTTAGACACCATGGAATTATGGAAGTTTGGTGACTACAAAACGTATACATCATTAAAGTTAATGACTAACGTTTTGGGTATTCCTAGTCCAAAAGATGATATTGATGGTAGCGAAGTTTATAAAACTTACTATGAAGACAATGACATTGATCGTATTATTATTTATTGCGAAAAAGACACCATTGCAGTAGCACAAATATTTTTACGTTTACGTGGCGACTCCATTCTTACTGATGATGAAATCATTCATATTTAA
- a CDS encoding DUF4442 domain-containing protein gives MYKVVTQFLTRFVKPATIYKYGFNWSPMYRRTTARLTEVSDDLHYVKIRLKLNYKNRNYAGSMFGGSMLSATDPIYMIQLIQILGDDYVVWDKAVTAKYKRPGKSTIYGEFVFTKEEIEALKNQLKTKQQVDIIKTMQLVNTKAEVIAEFSKTLYIAQKAYYKKKLALRLSK, from the coding sequence ATGTACAAAGTAGTAACCCAATTTTTAACGCGTTTTGTTAAACCAGCAACAATATATAAATACGGTTTTAACTGGTCACCAATGTATAGACGAACAACCGCAAGACTTACAGAGGTTAGCGACGATTTACACTACGTCAAAATACGATTAAAACTTAATTATAAAAATCGTAATTACGCTGGATCTATGTTTGGTGGTAGCATGCTATCTGCAACAGACCCTATTTACATGATACAACTTATTCAAATTTTAGGTGACGACTATGTCGTTTGGGATAAAGCAGTTACTGCTAAATATAAACGACCTGGTAAAAGCACTATTTATGGTGAGTTTGTTTTTACTAAAGAAGAAATCGAAGCCTTAAAAAATCAATTAAAAACAAAACAACAAGTTGATATTATCAAAACAATGCAATTGGTAAATACCAAAGCTGAAGTTATTGCAGAATTTTCCAAAACGCTATACATCGCGCAAAAAGCATACTACAAGAAAAAGCTTGCGCTAAGACTTAGCAAATAA
- a CDS encoding serine hydrolase domain-containing protein, which yields MKFLKKLLKVLVVLFGLLIATLYITDTDYLIKAVRTIYMRGYTTAFLDDYKKFDNQEVKNGTPQPWPNHIKYNTVTETETLQKANKDWGTIAYVIIKNDSIWFENYYDGYNKDSKSNSFSMAKSYVSGLMGKAIMEGYIKSLDQPVCDFLPAFCDGEAAKMTVGDLSSMSSGTNWDEAYYSPLSITTRAYFDDDLAKVMNGLKVVDQPGQAFKYASGDTQMLAMVIEKATGKKMYDYLTESFWKPLGSENETLWQVDSETHDLVKAYCCIASNAKDFARFGKLYKDHGKWNGQQILDSAFVAKSLKPRFAASPEYGYGWWLKNQIGKDFFMMRGHLGQYVIVQPEDNVIIVRLGHQKSPDAGVGVFTNDIALYIDEAYKMLNMKP from the coding sequence ATGAAATTCTTAAAAAAGCTTCTTAAAGTACTTGTAGTTCTTTTTGGATTACTAATCGCAACCCTTTACATAACAGACACAGACTACTTAATTAAAGCTGTACGTACCATTTACATGCGTGGTTATACAACCGCCTTTTTAGATGACTACAAAAAATTTGATAACCAAGAGGTTAAAAATGGAACACCTCAACCTTGGCCTAATCATATTAAATACAATACAGTAACAGAAACCGAAACATTGCAAAAAGCCAATAAAGATTGGGGAACAATAGCATACGTTATTATAAAAAACGATAGTATCTGGTTTGAAAACTACTATGATGGTTACAACAAAGACTCTAAATCTAACTCATTTTCTATGGCTAAAAGTTATGTCTCTGGGCTTATGGGAAAAGCGATAATGGAAGGTTACATTAAAAGTTTAGATCAGCCAGTTTGTGACTTTTTACCAGCATTTTGTGATGGCGAAGCAGCAAAAATGACTGTTGGAGATTTGTCTAGCATGTCCTCTGGTACCAATTGGGATGAAGCATACTATTCGCCTTTATCTATCACTACACGTGCTTATTTTGACGATGACTTAGCTAAAGTTATGAATGGTTTAAAAGTTGTAGACCAACCTGGTCAAGCTTTTAAATATGCTAGTGGAGACACACAAATGTTAGCAATGGTTATTGAAAAAGCAACAGGTAAAAAAATGTACGATTATTTAACCGAAAGCTTTTGGAAACCATTAGGTAGTGAAAACGAAACCTTATGGCAAGTCGATAGTGAAACACACGATTTAGTAAAAGCCTATTGCTGTATAGCTAGTAACGCTAAAGATTTTGCAAGATTTGGTAAACTATACAAAGACCATGGAAAATGGAATGGACAACAAATTCTAGATTCTGCTTTTGTTGCTAAATCCTTAAAACCTCGTTTTGCAGCTAGTCCAGAATATGGCTATGGTTGGTGGTTAAAAAACCAGATTGGTAAAGACTTTTTCATGATGCGTGGACATTTAGGACAATATGTAATTGTACAACCAGAAGACAATGTTATAATTGTACGTTTAGGACATCAAAAATCTCCAGATGCTGGTGTTGGTGTATTTACTAATGATATTGCTTTATACATTGATGAAGCTTATAAAATGCTAAATATGAAACCTTAA
- a CDS encoding S41 family peptidase, whose product MKKLIFTFYVLLLCNSMYAQDSLNFDFEILKEKEAVGWSSFGNKEYNIVYDTAISQNGVTSASIEGNGNTDEFRVLTYTIPADFGGKKIKLTGYLKTENIVNGWAGLWMRIDPDISIDNMESRKVQGTTDWKKHEVELKTNNNATSISFGGLIVGTGKIWVDNFKITVDGKPLDQAPEKELDKEFDKGSKITIDLSQKNQIENLTLLGRIWGFLKYYHPEVGKGNFNWDYELFRILPDYQKAKSNTDRDKILSNWIDNLGTVKICKKCKPLDENAVLKPNLSWITDGNLSKDLINKLQFITQNRHQGNHYYIDMVRGVGNPEFKNENPYANMPYPDDGFRLLSVYKYWNMINYFFPYKHIMDKDWNESLKENIPPFINAKNELEYELAALKMIADIKDTHANLWRGKDKINEILGDNYPNFHVSFIENKLVIDNFYNEDSPRNGLKIGDIITRINGKKVEDIVTDNQDFYPASNQPTRLRDISFNLLRTTSNSLDIEVEDNGIKLIKTIPVYNKKDIKDFYKWYTKEENISSYRLLKNNIGYVSLKNIKDEDVNKIKKELKNTKGIIVDIRNYPSAFMPFTLGSFFTSSKTPFVKFTTGNIDYPGEFTFGDNLYIPSKGKTYQGKVIVLVNEISQSAAEYTAMAFRAGDNVSIIGSTTAGADGNVSTIYLPGGLKTMISGIGVYYPDGTPTQRVGIVPDIEVKPTIKGLIEERDELIEKAIEIIDDAKIAPINAKD is encoded by the coding sequence ATGAAAAAACTAATTTTTACATTTTATGTACTCTTATTGTGTAACAGTATGTATGCACAAGACTCATTAAATTTTGACTTTGAAATCCTGAAAGAGAAAGAGGCTGTTGGATGGTCTTCCTTTGGAAACAAAGAATATAATATTGTTTATGACACCGCAATTTCTCAAAACGGAGTAACATCTGCGTCCATAGAGGGTAATGGTAATACTGATGAATTTCGAGTTTTAACATATACTATTCCTGCAGATTTTGGAGGAAAAAAAATAAAGCTAACTGGCTATTTAAAAACTGAAAATATAGTTAATGGTTGGGCTGGTTTATGGATGCGTATTGATCCAGATATAAGTATTGATAACATGGAATCAAGAAAGGTCCAAGGTACTACAGATTGGAAAAAACACGAAGTAGAATTAAAGACTAATAACAATGCAACATCTATTTCCTTTGGTGGTTTAATAGTTGGAACAGGAAAAATATGGGTAGATAATTTTAAAATAACAGTTGATGGTAAACCACTGGATCAAGCTCCTGAGAAAGAATTGGACAAAGAATTTGATAAAGGTTCTAAAATCACAATAGATTTATCTCAAAAAAACCAAATAGAAAATTTAACGCTTCTGGGACGCATTTGGGGTTTCTTAAAATACTACCATCCAGAAGTTGGAAAAGGAAATTTTAATTGGGATTACGAATTATTTAGAATATTACCAGATTATCAAAAAGCTAAATCTAATACAGATCGAGATAAAATCCTTAGTAATTGGATAGATAATTTAGGAACTGTAAAAATCTGTAAAAAATGTAAACCATTAGACGAAAATGCTGTTTTAAAACCTAATTTAAGTTGGATTACAGATGGTAATTTATCTAAAGATTTAATTAACAAACTACAGTTTATTACCCAAAACAGACACCAAGGTAACCATTATTATATTGATATGGTTCGCGGTGTTGGAAATCCAGAGTTTAAAAATGAAAATCCCTATGCTAACATGCCATATCCAGATGATGGTTTTAGATTATTATCGGTTTATAAATACTGGAATATGATTAATTATTTTTTTCCTTATAAACATATAATGGATAAAGACTGGAATGAAAGTTTAAAAGAAAATATTCCACCATTTATTAATGCTAAAAACGAATTAGAATATGAATTAGCAGCTTTAAAGATGATTGCAGACATTAAAGACACTCATGCTAATCTTTGGAGAGGAAAAGATAAAATTAACGAAATACTTGGTGACAACTATCCAAATTTCCATGTTTCATTTATTGAAAACAAGCTGGTTATAGACAACTTTTATAATGAAGACAGTCCTAGAAACGGTTTAAAAATAGGAGATATTATTACGCGTATTAACGGAAAAAAAGTTGAAGACATCGTTACAGATAATCAAGATTTTTATCCAGCGTCAAACCAGCCAACTCGTTTAAGAGATATTAGTTTTAATTTATTACGTACTACAAGCAATAGCTTAGATATTGAGGTAGAAGACAATGGTATCAAATTAATTAAAACAATACCTGTATACAACAAAAAAGACATTAAGGACTTTTACAAATGGTACACAAAAGAAGAAAACATTAGTAGTTATAGACTACTTAAAAATAACATTGGATATGTTTCACTTAAAAACATTAAAGATGAGGACGTGAATAAAATAAAAAAAGAATTAAAAAACACCAAAGGGATTATTGTAGACATTAGAAACTATCCATCTGCCTTTATGCCTTTTACCTTAGGTAGCTTCTTTACCTCATCTAAAACACCTTTTGTTAAATTTACAACAGGTAATATAGATTATCCTGGAGAATTCACGTTTGGTGACAATTTATACATTCCGTCAAAAGGAAAAACATATCAAGGTAAAGTAATAGTATTAGTAAACGAAATATCTCAGAGCGCAGCTGAATATACAGCTATGGCATTTAGAGCAGGAGATAATGTATCTATAATAGGTAGCACAACAGCTGGAGCAGATGGTAATGTATCTACAATTTATCTTCCAGGAGGATTAAAAACTATGATTTCTGGAATTGGCGTATATTATCCTGATGGCACTCCAACCCAACGTGTTGGAATCGTACCAGATATTGAGGTAAAACCAACGATTAAAGGACTAATAGAAGAACGTGATGAATTGATTGAAAAAGCAATCGAAATCATTGATGACGCTAAAATTGCACCAATAAACGCTAAAGATTGA
- a CDS encoding methylated-DNA--[protein]-cysteine S-methyltransferase, with protein sequence MDTCIIKSPLGFTKITGDVNGIASVIVLNSEEQVSVKIPKVLNDCVLQLNQYFEGSREQFSLKLNPKGTAFQNKVWEALLNIPFGKTTSYLQLSKQLGDVKAIRAVANANGKNPLWIIIPCHRVIGTDGSLTGYAGGLHRKQWLLDHESPYKQQSLF encoded by the coding sequence ATGGACACATGCATTATCAAATCGCCTTTAGGTTTTACTAAAATAACAGGTGATGTTAATGGTATTGCATCAGTAATCGTTTTAAATTCAGAAGAACAAGTTTCTGTAAAAATACCCAAGGTTTTAAATGACTGCGTACTTCAACTTAACCAATATTTTGAAGGTTCACGAGAACAATTCAGCTTAAAGCTAAACCCAAAAGGTACCGCTTTTCAAAACAAGGTTTGGGAAGCCTTACTAAACATTCCGTTTGGCAAAACCACATCTTATCTTCAACTTTCAAAACAACTAGGCGATGTAAAAGCAATCAGAGCTGTTGCTAACGCTAATGGTAAAAATCCATTATGGATTATAATACCATGTCATAGGGTTATAGGTACAGACGGAAGCTTAACAGGATATGCAGGAGGTTTACACCGCAAACAATGGTTGTTAGATCATGAAAGCCCATATAAACAGCAATCTTTATTTTAA